A DNA window from Flavobacteriales bacterium contains the following coding sequences:
- a CDS encoding universal stress protein: MFSEFKISRIAVPTDFSEAANVAIDHAVDIAKRFDAEIMLIHVLETGAYQGIFSPSKKTEYDEKEGAQLKLQEDAHLLEERTGLSVSQQVVSGRIYEAIVAASQEANVDLIVMGTHGTSGWAEFFAGSNAFKVVTQSPCPVLSVQENASKKELKNIILPLDSTPESRQKVKHAAELAKKFGSTIHIASLLTDDDAEIRAEFDTKVKQVTDFFDRESIQYTQTVLVGSNLATMTMNFAESRGGNLIVMMTEQEPNLTGFLMGPFAQQVVNHSRIPVLSISPEDLTNGGDSFHALG; this comes from the coding sequence AGATTTTTCAGAAGCAGCCAATGTTGCGATAGACCACGCTGTGGATATAGCCAAGCGATTTGATGCAGAAATTATGTTGATTCATGTGTTGGAGACTGGAGCCTATCAGGGAATTTTTTCTCCGAGCAAAAAGACTGAATACGATGAAAAGGAAGGTGCTCAACTAAAGTTGCAAGAAGATGCTCATTTGCTTGAAGAACGAACAGGCTTGAGTGTTTCTCAGCAAGTTGTTTCTGGACGTATTTACGAAGCAATCGTTGCTGCTTCTCAAGAAGCCAATGTCGATCTGATAGTTATGGGTACACACGGAACGTCTGGTTGGGCTGAGTTTTTTGCAGGAAGCAACGCGTTTAAAGTTGTTACCCAATCTCCTTGTCCAGTGCTTTCTGTACAGGAAAATGCTTCTAAGAAGGAGTTGAAAAACATCATTCTTCCACTAGATAGTACACCAGAATCACGTCAGAAGGTGAAGCACGCTGCAGAACTGGCCAAGAAGTTTGGCTCAACCATTCACATTGCAAGTTTGCTGACTGATGACGATGCAGAGATCAGAGCTGAGTTCGACACGAAAGTGAAACAGGTAACTGATTTTTTCGATCGCGAATCAATTCAATACACCCAAACGGTTTTGGTCGGAAGCAATTTGGCTACAATGACCATGAATTTTGCTGAGTCAAGAGGTGGAAATCTAATTGTAATGATGACTGAGCAAGAGCCAAATCTGACTGGATTTCTAATGGGACCATTCGCGCAGCAAGTGGTCAATCATTCTCGCATTCCAGTACTTAGTATTTCTCCTGAAGATCTAACGAATGGTGGAGATTCGTTTCACGCTCTTGGGTGA
- the xerD gene encoding site-specific tyrosine recombinase XerD, with protein MHWQRAILGFKSYLQLERSLSGNTVEAYLRDIGQLRGFIESTSGEESPVGLKSEDLKLFVQQIAELGLSPTTQSRMVSGIRAFYKYLLLEDKIETDPSALLETPRIGRKLPDTLSREEIISMIETVDLSKPEGERNRAILETLYGSGLRVSELVNLKISNIYFNDGFMRIIGKGSKERLVPLGGISAKRISDYLNHIRIHIAIKKGAEDFVFLNRRGNHLTRVMIFNIVKEAAANAKVKKSISPHTLRHSFATHLIEGGADLRAVQDMLGHESITTTEIYTHLDRDYLRSNIIQFHPRA; from the coding sequence ATGCACTGGCAACGGGCAATACTTGGTTTCAAATCGTACCTGCAACTGGAACGGTCGCTCTCTGGTAATACGGTGGAGGCTTACTTACGCGATATTGGGCAGCTGCGCGGATTCATTGAATCAACATCAGGAGAAGAATCGCCTGTAGGTTTGAAGTCAGAAGACCTGAAACTATTCGTGCAGCAAATTGCAGAGCTTGGATTGAGCCCTACTACGCAAAGCCGCATGGTTAGCGGAATTCGTGCTTTTTACAAGTACCTGCTGTTGGAAGATAAGATTGAAACCGACCCAAGTGCATTGCTTGAAACACCAAGAATTGGCCGAAAACTACCAGATACACTTTCTCGAGAAGAGATCATTTCGATGATAGAAACCGTTGATCTGAGCAAACCTGAAGGAGAACGGAACCGCGCCATCCTCGAAACGCTTTATGGTTCAGGTCTTCGCGTTTCAGAATTGGTGAATTTGAAGATCAGCAATATCTACTTCAATGACGGTTTTATGCGCATCATTGGAAAAGGAAGTAAAGAACGACTGGTTCCATTGGGAGGAATTTCTGCCAAACGCATTTCAGATTACTTGAATCACATTCGCATCCACATCGCCATAAAAAAAGGAGCAGAAGATTTCGTGTTTCTGAACCGAAGAGGAAATCACCTCACTCGTGTGATGATCTTCAATATTGTGAAAGAAGCGGCCGCGAACGCTAAGGTCAAAAAAAGCATCAGTCCACACACGCTGCGCCACAGCTTCGCTACACACTTGATTGAGGGCGGTGCTGATCTTCGTGCCGTGCAAGACATGCTTGGCCACGAATCAATTACCACGACAGAAATTTACACGCATCTAGACCGCGATTATTTGCGATCGAACATCATTCAGTTTCACCCAAGAGCGTGA
- the aroQ gene encoding type II 3-dehydroquinate dehydratase encodes MKILIINGPNLNLLGTREPEIYGSQTLDELVESIKNSYREIEFGHFQSNVEGELINSLQAAVKEFDGVVINAGGYTHTSVAIRDAISSINLPVVEVHISNIAAREEFRHSSMIGAVCIGSIIGFGAFSYNLAVEALKTYLKEGL; translated from the coding sequence GTGAAGATCTTAATTATCAACGGGCCAAATTTGAATCTATTAGGAACGCGCGAACCTGAAATTTATGGTTCACAAACTTTAGATGAACTCGTAGAGAGCATCAAAAATTCTTATCGTGAAATTGAATTTGGACATTTTCAGAGCAATGTGGAAGGCGAACTAATCAATAGCCTGCAAGCTGCGGTTAAAGAGTTTGATGGCGTTGTGATAAACGCTGGTGGTTACACGCATACTTCAGTAGCTATCAGAGATGCAATCTCAAGCATCAATTTACCTGTTGTGGAAGTTCATATCTCCAATATTGCAGCTCGTGAAGAGTTCAGGCATAGCTCAATGATCGGAGCTGTTTGCATCGGAAGTATTATCGGGTTTGGCGCTTTTTCGTACAACTTGGCCGTTGAAGCGCTTAAAACTTATCTGAAGGAAGGTCTGTAA
- a CDS encoding glycosyltransferase family 2 protein — protein MRVAVVILNWNGKSFLEKFLPSVIEHSPEAVVYVADNASSDDSISFLKTRFPDVKLIENKSNLGFAGGYNQALNKLTEEFFVLLNSDVEVTKNWLHPIIELMDSDKNIAASQPKILSYNDRSSFEYAGACGGYIDKFGYPFCRGRLFETLEKDHGQYDSVEQIFWATGACLAIRNSVYTQIGGLDEDFFAHMEEIDLCWRINRAHYKVMVQPKSVVYHVGGGTLSKSNPFKTFLNFRNGLELLLKNLPKSVLVQRIFLRMILDGVAAFKFLASGHPKDFVAVIKAHFAAYGRMRKTLSKRSGNYDKVNRLYQRSIVADYFIRGKKVFTDLPSDKF, from the coding sequence ATGCGCGTAGCGGTCGTCATTCTCAATTGGAACGGAAAATCGTTCCTCGAAAAATTCTTGCCATCGGTAATCGAGCATTCGCCCGAAGCTGTTGTGTACGTGGCCGATAATGCAAGTTCGGATGACTCGATTTCATTTCTCAAAACTCGATTTCCCGATGTGAAATTGATTGAGAACAAGAGCAATCTTGGATTCGCAGGTGGCTACAATCAAGCATTAAACAAACTAACCGAAGAGTTTTTTGTGCTGCTGAATTCGGATGTTGAAGTGACCAAGAACTGGCTTCATCCGATCATTGAGTTAATGGACTCGGACAAAAACATTGCTGCTAGCCAACCAAAAATTCTGAGCTATAACGACCGATCTAGTTTTGAATATGCTGGTGCATGTGGAGGCTACATCGACAAATTTGGATATCCATTTTGTCGAGGACGACTTTTTGAGACCTTGGAAAAAGACCATGGACAATATGATTCGGTTGAGCAGATATTTTGGGCTACAGGTGCGTGCTTAGCAATTCGCAATTCTGTATACACTCAAATAGGCGGATTGGACGAAGATTTCTTTGCTCACATGGAAGAGATTGACCTTTGCTGGAGGATCAACCGTGCACATTATAAAGTAATGGTTCAACCTAAATCTGTTGTGTATCACGTTGGAGGCGGAACACTATCGAAATCGAACCCGTTCAAAACATTTCTCAATTTCAGAAACGGTTTAGAACTGCTTCTCAAAAATCTACCGAAATCGGTTCTTGTTCAGCGAATATTCCTGCGAATGATTTTAGATGGAGTAGCCGCTTTCAAGTTTTTGGCCTCGGGTCATCCTAAAGATTTTGTGGCCGTGATAAAAGCTCATTTTGCTGCATATGGACGAATGAGAAAAACGCTGTCCAAACGTTCAGGAAATTACGACAAGGTCAATCGTCTTTACCAGCGCAGTATTGTGGCTGATTACTTTATTCGAGGGAAAAAAGTCTTTACAGACCTTCCTTCAGATAAGTTTTAA
- a CDS encoding GWxTD domain-containing protein, which produces MKKIIWVILLLITVTDSAVFAQNLRAEFAMAEFESPSDGPYLETYLKLKGNSLVPVTVGDGYYAEVLITYHVSKGVWVPFKDSYIVKGPLNATGSVPMDFIDQRRIPLKPGSYDLEVTIKDINDSLSKAATIIQKVVIEKQKLKNLDSEPEGTSYLDTVKGKPVYRSTFSMSSIQLVDSYSETTTPNILSKVGYDLIPYTSDYYPEERTDITFYVEVYNLQLENLPADKKFLIDMFVENADDGRIVEGLRKLSKRDYAEVVPVLQSFPIERLSSGNYNLVIEVRSDENKLMERRSLFFQRTNNSVTEEYVLENQGSENDMYGSFVTQYQNLDQLKEYLRCLHPISTQEEINQVNRRMNFQDKNMMWKFMYNFWKKRDTDNPEQAWLTYWKEVEKVNANYSNNLRRGYDTDRGRVYLQYGPPNTISPNYFEPNTYPYEIWHYYKLKDQLNAEQSNKKFVFANLERGSKEFTLIHSDAKNEITNIRWNYDLQIRSNSVNDIDQEDSNDGYGNRSKQFYQNPY; this is translated from the coding sequence ATGAAGAAGATAATCTGGGTCATTTTATTGTTGATCACGGTCACAGACAGTGCCGTTTTTGCGCAAAATCTTCGGGCAGAATTTGCCATGGCTGAATTCGAATCTCCAAGTGACGGACCGTATTTGGAGACCTATCTTAAGCTGAAAGGGAACAGTTTAGTGCCAGTTACTGTTGGTGATGGATATTATGCTGAAGTGCTGATAACGTATCATGTTTCGAAAGGAGTTTGGGTTCCTTTTAAGGATTCCTACATCGTTAAAGGACCATTGAATGCAACTGGCAGCGTTCCAATGGATTTTATCGATCAGCGGAGAATTCCGCTTAAACCTGGAAGTTACGATCTGGAAGTCACCATAAAAGACATTAACGATTCGCTTAGTAAAGCTGCGACCATCATACAAAAGGTGGTGATTGAAAAACAGAAGTTGAAAAATCTCGATTCCGAACCTGAAGGCACTTCCTATCTTGATACTGTTAAGGGAAAGCCAGTTTATCGTTCTACGTTTTCAATGTCGAGCATCCAACTGGTTGATTCATATTCCGAAACAACAACTCCAAACATTCTAAGCAAGGTCGGATATGACCTTATACCCTACACTTCTGACTATTACCCGGAGGAAAGAACTGACATCACATTTTATGTCGAAGTGTATAATCTTCAACTAGAAAACCTTCCTGCTGACAAGAAATTTCTGATCGACATGTTTGTTGAAAACGCAGATGACGGAAGAATTGTAGAAGGCCTTCGGAAATTATCGAAGCGTGATTATGCTGAAGTGGTTCCTGTGCTGCAATCTTTTCCTATCGAACGATTATCGAGCGGCAATTACAACCTGGTCATTGAGGTTAGGAGTGACGAAAATAAACTGATGGAACGAAGGTCTCTTTTCTTTCAGCGCACGAACAATTCGGTTACGGAAGAATATGTTCTCGAAAATCAAGGATCTGAAAACGATATGTACGGATCATTCGTCACCCAATACCAGAACCTTGATCAGTTGAAAGAATATTTACGTTGCCTTCATCCTATTTCTACACAAGAAGAAATCAATCAGGTCAACAGGAGAATGAATTTTCAGGACAAGAACATGATGTGGAAATTCATGTATAATTTTTGGAAAAAACGAGACACGGACAATCCTGAACAGGCGTGGCTTACGTATTGGAAAGAAGTTGAAAAAGTGAATGCCAATTACTCCAACAATCTTCGCAGAGGCTACGATACCGATCGAGGACGTGTTTATCTGCAGTACGGACCTCCGAATACCATTTCTCCCAATTACTTTGAGCCTAACACGTATCCGTACGAAATCTGGCACTATTACAAATTGAAAGACCAACTGAACGCTGAACAGAGCAACAAGAAATTCGTTTTCGCCAATTTGGAACGCGGCTCAAAGGAATTTACACTGATCCATTCGGATGCCAAAAACGAGATCACCAATATCCGATGGAACTATGATCTTCAAATTCGAAGCAACTCCGTTAACGACATTGACCAAGAAGACAGCAATGATGGTTACGGTAATCGGTCGAAACAATTTTACCAGAATCCATATTGA
- a CDS encoding CoA-binding protein: MKKTLVVGASPKSERYGFKAVERLSGYGHPVYAFGIRKGTIGNIAITDEWPNEAFDTVTLYLNPERQAAYYDRIIDLKPTRVIFNPGTENPVFEEMLEKAGIEVDEACTLVLLSLGSY, translated from the coding sequence ATGAAGAAAACACTCGTTGTAGGGGCAAGTCCGAAATCAGAGCGCTACGGATTTAAAGCTGTGGAGCGCCTTAGCGGATACGGCCATCCGGTTTATGCATTTGGTATAAGAAAGGGAACCATCGGGAATATTGCCATTACCGATGAATGGCCCAACGAAGCGTTCGACACAGTTACGCTTTACCTCAATCCTGAAAGACAGGCAGCATACTACGATCGAATCATTGACCTGAAACCAACGCGCGTCATCTTCAATCCTGGAACAGAAAATCCGGTTTTTGAAGAGATGCTTGAAAAGGCCGGAATAGAAGTGGACGAAGCTTGTACGCTTGTTCTTCTCAGTTTGGGCAGTTACTGA
- a CDS encoding TraB/GumN family protein, with amino-acid sequence MNRLFTGLATTLVLIGSTIGSIAQETNNSLLWKISGNNLEKPSYLFGTIHLLPEDKYFFTDKMKEALTGSEVLALEADLDVPFAEQMKMAMEMMMPDGKSWSDYMTAEDYATVVSAFVDSLGIKEKKVEKYAKIRPIYVSGLIMNDLLGKVKMYEQELSAMAKKDKKPIIGLETMQEQMEIVSGISIEDQMKDLKSTTASMMRDYDKMLAAYVSQNLDELEKVSENNDGFDAMEAKLLTERNNRWIVLMKEQVAKNATFFAVGAMHLVGENGLIAQLKTAGYLVEPVNQ; translated from the coding sequence ATGAATAGACTATTTACTGGCTTGGCCACAACGTTAGTGCTGATCGGTTCCACAATTGGAAGCATCGCTCAGGAAACAAACAACTCGCTTCTTTGGAAAATAAGCGGTAATAATCTTGAAAAGCCTTCCTACCTCTTCGGTACAATACACTTGCTGCCAGAAGACAAGTATTTTTTTACCGATAAAATGAAAGAAGCGTTGACAGGCAGCGAAGTACTTGCCTTGGAAGCTGACCTTGACGTTCCGTTTGCCGAGCAAATGAAAATGGCCATGGAAATGATGATGCCCGATGGAAAATCTTGGTCAGATTATATGACTGCCGAAGATTACGCCACAGTGGTTTCAGCATTTGTGGATTCGCTGGGCATCAAGGAAAAGAAAGTGGAGAAATATGCCAAGATCCGGCCGATCTACGTTAGCGGACTCATTATGAACGACTTACTTGGCAAAGTGAAAATGTATGAGCAAGAACTTTCTGCCATGGCGAAAAAGGATAAGAAACCGATAATTGGCCTCGAAACCATGCAAGAACAAATGGAAATCGTTTCGGGTATTTCAATCGAAGATCAGATGAAAGACCTGAAAAGCACCACGGCTAGCATGATGCGCGATTACGATAAAATGTTGGCAGCATACGTTTCTCAAAATCTAGATGAACTTGAAAAAGTGAGCGAAAACAACGATGGTTTTGATGCTATGGAAGCAAAACTGCTTACGGAAAGAAACAACCGCTGGATTGTATTGATGAAGGAACAAGTCGCGAAAAATGCCACCTTTTTTGCCGTTGGCGCCATGCATCTAGTAGGCGAAAACGGACTGATTGCACAGCTAAAGACCGCTGGATATCTGGTAGAACCTGTAAATCAGTAA
- a CDS encoding aspartate aminotransferase family protein, protein MPSERERLLKHLAPTSESPIGLEIERAEGVYMYDPKGKRYMDLIAGISVSNVGHRHPQVVKAIKDQVDKHLHLMVYGEYAQSPQFKFADQLTAALPSTLNSVYFVNSGSEAVEGAIKLAKKVTGRSGLISFENAYHGSSNGALSLMGNEAFKYPFYPLLPETSLIRLNNFDDLEAITEKTAAVFLETIQGEAGIRIPSETYMKALRNRCSETRTLLVLDEIQCGFGRTGKMFAFEHFDIVPDILLLAKGMGGGMPIGAFIASNELMSTLSREPILGHITTFGGHPVSCAAGAACLSVIQNEQLIENIDRKEKLFRKLLNHHQIKEIRGKGLMLSVQLSSSSELFAAIDRCIENGVVTDWFLFCDTAMRIAPPLTISDEEIAEACTIINESLSN, encoded by the coding sequence ATGCCAAGCGAAAGAGAGCGACTGCTTAAACATCTTGCACCGACTTCAGAAAGCCCAATTGGACTTGAAATTGAGCGTGCCGAAGGCGTTTACATGTACGACCCTAAGGGCAAACGATACATGGATCTCATTGCCGGAATCTCTGTCAGTAATGTTGGGCATCGGCATCCGCAAGTGGTTAAAGCCATTAAAGACCAAGTAGACAAACACTTGCATTTGATGGTATATGGCGAATACGCTCAATCGCCTCAGTTCAAGTTTGCTGACCAACTAACCGCTGCTCTTCCATCGACATTAAACTCCGTTTATTTCGTGAACTCAGGCAGCGAAGCTGTGGAAGGCGCCATCAAACTGGCAAAAAAAGTGACTGGTCGCAGCGGACTCATTAGTTTCGAAAATGCCTATCACGGCAGTTCAAACGGAGCTTTGAGTTTAATGGGAAATGAAGCGTTCAAGTATCCATTCTACCCTCTTCTGCCCGAAACCTCGCTCATCAGATTGAACAATTTTGATGACCTGGAAGCCATCACTGAAAAAACAGCGGCTGTTTTCCTCGAAACCATACAAGGCGAAGCTGGCATTCGAATCCCTTCTGAAACATACATGAAGGCACTAAGAAACCGCTGTTCAGAAACAAGGACACTTCTGGTGCTTGACGAAATTCAATGCGGTTTTGGGAGAACGGGTAAAATGTTCGCTTTCGAACATTTTGACATCGTTCCAGATATTCTACTTCTGGCAAAAGGAATGGGTGGAGGCATGCCGATCGGGGCTTTTATTGCTTCTAACGAACTCATGTCCACACTGAGTCGCGAACCCATTTTAGGCCATATCACTACATTTGGAGGTCATCCTGTCTCATGTGCTGCAGGTGCTGCCTGCCTATCTGTCATACAGAACGAACAACTGATTGAGAACATCGACCGAAAAGAAAAATTATTCCGAAAACTGCTTAATCACCATCAGATCAAAGAGATACGCGGAAAAGGTCTGATGCTATCTGTTCAACTTTCCAGCAGTTCTGAGCTTTTTGCAGCCATTGATCGCTGCATAGAAAATGGCGTTGTAACAGATTGGTTTCTTTTTTGTGATACGGCCATGCGCATTGCTCCGCCTTTAACAATCAGTGACGAAGAAATTGCCGAAGCTTGTACCATTATCAACGAATCTTTATCCAACTAA
- a CDS encoding YceI family protein — translation MKKQITIISSIISFVVLSAFTPTSDIDGFYRIDAAASKIEWSGSKITGKTHTGTVNLMEGGLQISGGVVSNGKFSIDMTTISVTDLDGDMKGKLEGHLKNEDFFNVEKFKTANIAIKSANGNQITANLTIKGITHEVTFPVTITYTDSGEMTATANIEVDRSKFDVRYGSGSFFDDLGDKAIDDILKFSVTLKGSK, via the coding sequence ATGAAAAAGCAGATTACAATCATTTCAAGCATCATTTCCTTCGTGGTTCTGAGTGCTTTTACCCCAACTTCTGACATTGACGGTTTTTACCGGATAGATGCTGCAGCCAGCAAAATTGAATGGTCAGGCTCTAAGATCACAGGAAAAACACACACTGGCACTGTTAACCTGATGGAAGGTGGCCTACAGATTTCTGGTGGTGTTGTCTCAAATGGTAAATTCTCAATTGACATGACCACTATTTCAGTAACAGACCTTGACGGTGACATGAAAGGGAAATTGGAAGGTCACTTGAAGAATGAGGATTTCTTCAACGTGGAGAAATTCAAAACCGCCAACATCGCCATCAAAAGTGCGAACGGAAATCAAATCACTGCGAATTTGACAATCAAAGGAATTACGCACGAAGTAACGTTTCCAGTAACTATCACATACACTGACAGTGGTGAAATGACTGCAACCGCTAATATTGAAGTTGACCGTTCAAAATTCGATGTTCGTTATGGTTCAGGTTCGTTCTTCGATGACCTAGGCGATAAAGCAATTGATGACATTCTAAAATTCAGCGTTACGCTGAAAGGTTCTAAATAA
- a CDS encoding T9SS type A sorting domain-containing protein, with amino-acid sequence MKALTGILACLVVFGLGAQAQTRNWREMISDPDVRFQDVQQAFYAEFGDSVGPKGSGWKQFKRWEWFIEQRLSENGDAADSRIIYEEVKRAALQKQYRGSNGDWQLIGPIEEPLNGQGESIGRISAVAFHPTDTNQIWAGAPSGGLWKSADNGLSWEPLTDDLLNIGIAEVVVNPHNPDTIYLASGDESASDTYTYGVMISTDGGSTWDTTGLSFAVSSKYNITRMLMDTAHTNVLIAATTNGIYRTEDAGVTWTQTRTGNFSDLEFKPFSSDTIYASTNSGSLPPFFISTDNGLTWTESTTGMNSNAMIRVKIAVSPVAPNVVYALASRSDEGMEGLYRSDDSGATWALITSTPNMMSGDEFGIEGGGQGWYSMDLAVSPFNEDEVRVGGINIWKSINGGTNFILDGHWFGANGVYVHADQHRLQYQPITGQFYAGCDGGLYRRSHYFNGYESISSGMSITQFYRLANAPSNPTIILAGAQDNGTFRWKNNQWLGVFGGDGMEAMIDPTNPNIMYCTIQNGELHRSDDGGNSFGDDIAPAQGAWVTPFMMEPGEPQVLYAASGSIVYRSDTGGSDWFEFSPSLTSGNNGPLILLDVAHTNTEYIVSGSKRTLRLTTDLGDTWNNIITGLPTNNLTYVAFDPLEENTIWVTFSGYTDGKKVYRSTNAGQTWENMSMNLPNLPVNCIEIERSSAGGVYVGTDVGVYYWDRNLTEWEPYMTGLPNVIVSELEIQESAQVIRAATFGRGLWESETRNFLNVGISEEQISASLEVKIWPNPASDFVEIQFKDSKTSKNLNLIDAYGRTIEQSLNPSQNSIIRIGIQQLASGVYYLTDMSNKPVGRFIVSGH; translated from the coding sequence ATGAAAGCTTTAACAGGCATTCTAGCTTGCTTAGTGGTATTTGGTTTGGGAGCGCAGGCTCAAACGAGAAATTGGAGAGAGATGATCTCTGATCCAGATGTACGGTTTCAAGATGTGCAACAGGCATTTTATGCCGAATTCGGTGATTCCGTAGGGCCTAAAGGATCAGGATGGAAACAGTTCAAACGTTGGGAATGGTTCATAGAACAGCGACTTTCCGAAAACGGTGATGCAGCAGATTCCAGAATCATTTACGAAGAAGTTAAACGAGCAGCACTTCAAAAACAATACAGAGGTAGCAATGGCGATTGGCAATTGATCGGTCCAATTGAAGAACCTCTAAACGGACAAGGCGAATCTATTGGTCGTATTTCCGCTGTAGCCTTTCACCCCACAGACACCAATCAGATCTGGGCCGGAGCGCCAAGTGGCGGATTGTGGAAATCTGCCGATAACGGTCTTTCTTGGGAGCCTTTGACAGACGACCTCTTGAATATTGGCATTGCTGAAGTGGTTGTCAACCCGCACAATCCAGATACGATTTACCTCGCTTCGGGAGATGAAAGCGCGAGCGACACATACACTTACGGGGTAATGATTTCCACGGATGGTGGATCAACTTGGGACACAACAGGATTGAGTTTTGCGGTGAGTTCAAAATATAACATTACAAGAATGTTGATGGATACTGCACACACGAATGTCTTGATTGCGGCCACAACAAATGGAATTTACCGCACAGAAGATGCAGGTGTAACTTGGACACAAACAAGGACAGGGAATTTCTCCGATCTCGAATTCAAACCATTCAGTTCTGATACGATCTATGCTTCTACCAATTCAGGTTCGCTTCCTCCATTTTTCATATCAACTGATAATGGACTGACTTGGACTGAAAGCACAACTGGCATGAACTCAAATGCCATGATCCGCGTGAAAATTGCCGTTTCACCAGTAGCTCCTAATGTGGTGTACGCTCTAGCCAGTCGGTCAGACGAAGGAATGGAAGGTCTTTATCGTTCTGACGATTCAGGCGCAACTTGGGCCTTGATAACAAGTACACCAAACATGATGTCTGGTGACGAGTTTGGCATCGAAGGTGGCGGACAAGGTTGGTATTCCATGGATTTGGCCGTGTCTCCATTTAATGAGGATGAAGTCAGAGTTGGCGGTATCAACATTTGGAAATCAATCAATGGAGGCACCAACTTCATACTTGATGGCCATTGGTTCGGAGCAAATGGAGTTTATGTTCATGCAGACCAGCATCGGCTACAGTATCAACCTATTACTGGCCAATTCTACGCAGGATGCGATGGTGGACTTTACAGGAGATCGCATTATTTCAACGGCTATGAAAGCATAAGCAGCGGCATGTCCATTACTCAGTTTTACCGATTGGCAAATGCTCCTTCAAATCCAACGATCATTTTGGCCGGAGCACAAGACAACGGCACTTTCCGATGGAAAAACAACCAATGGCTAGGTGTATTTGGTGGCGATGGCATGGAAGCTATGATCGACCCTACGAATCCGAATATAATGTACTGCACTATTCAGAATGGAGAGTTGCATAGAAGTGATGACGGTGGCAATTCTTTCGGTGACGACATTGCCCCTGCTCAAGGTGCTTGGGTAACGCCTTTTATGATGGAACCAGGAGAACCTCAAGTGCTTTATGCAGCTTCAGGAAGTATCGTTTATCGTTCAGATACTGGAGGATCAGATTGGTTCGAATTTTCGCCATCGCTTACGAGTGGCAATAATGGTCCGCTGATCTTGTTGGATGTGGCCCACACAAATACAGAATACATCGTTTCAGGATCGAAACGAACGCTACGTCTAACTACCGATCTTGGTGACACTTGGAACAATATCATCACAGGTCTTCCAACCAATAATTTAACCTATGTGGCTTTTGATCCACTTGAAGAAAATACCATTTGGGTAACGTTTTCCGGTTATACCGATGGCAAGAAAGTTTACCGAAGCACCAATGCGGGCCAAACTTGGGAAAACATGAGCATGAATTTGCCGAACCTTCCTGTTAACTGTATCGAGATTGAGCGAAGCTCAGCTGGTGGAGTTTATGTAGGAACTGATGTAGGCGTTTATTATTGGGATCGTAATCTGACGGAATGGGAGCCTTATATGACTGGACTTCCGAATGTGATTGTTTCGGAATTGGAGATTCAAGAATCTGCTCAAGTAATTCGGGCGGCTACTTTCGGACGCGGTCTGTGGGAATCTGAGACGAGGAATTTCTTGAATGTTGGAATTAGCGAAGAGCAAATATCAGCTTCTTTGGAAGTGAAAATCTGGCCAAATCCAGCATCAGATTTCGTGGAAATTCAGTTCAAAGATTCGAAGACTTCTAAAAATCTGAACCTGATTGATGCTTACGGAAGAACAATAGAACAATCTTTGAATCCATCGCAAAATTCAATCATAAGAATAGGCATCCAACAACTGGCAAGTGGCGTCTACTACTTAACAGACATGAGCAATAAACCTGTTGGCAGATTTATTGTAAGTGGGCATTGA